A window of the Eleutherodactylus coqui strain aEleCoq1 chromosome 8, aEleCoq1.hap1, whole genome shotgun sequence genome harbors these coding sequences:
- the WFIKKN1 gene encoding WAP, Kazal, immunoglobulin, Kunitz and NTR domain-containing protein 1 isoform X1, giving the protein MKSTLFFVLLCLQAQHASSSLAKGHFGICPNQLNANLWVDAQSTCERECESDQDCEPFEKCCTNVCGQQSCVAARYPDSSLPALGSSQPASCTGFVCTQQGSLCEMWEGRPVCRCRERCGKQPGFTCASDGLTYYNRCYMDAEACARGISLVEVPCKFVSSWPLTTTALSETTLQPTQPSTPLEVPVPPALYHSPAPQSVTIGGTVGLQCESSGRPQPEILWEKLGEGPAAPLMRPDQMYGNLVVTNSGQLVIYNARPEDAGIYVCMARNSAGFLRAQFPLSVMKKSISLGAATNHRLVHPSECLKPPDHRDCQGLRVLRWFYDSQSGDCQTFYNKGCSTGTNIFQTYEECRSVCQPRPADLCTLPPVKGPCKALQWRWAYSSLMRQCFSFIYGGCLGNQNNFENRQACDDRCPQPRSKQCQGCHLRGRLVPSLCRSDFVIVGRLEDSGEERVLRVVLKEVLKDDHMGLHLFHTKYLEVTVGDSGGGGCVCSNLAASGDNQILIMGEVQDGMALLGPSSYVRPANEKRLRKVRDMLEKGTCLMLNRFKD; this is encoded by the exons ATGAAGTCTACacttttttttgtcctgctttgccTACAAGCCCAACATGCTAGCTCCAGCTTAGCCAAGGGGCATTTTGGCATCTGCCCAAACCAGCTGAATGCCAACCTGTGGGTGGATGCCCAGAGCACCTGTGAAAGGGAATGTGAATCCGATCAG GATTGTGAACCGTTCGAGAAATGTTGCACAAATGTTTGTggacagcagagctgtgtggcggcCCGCTATCCTGATTCCAGCTTGCCAGCTCTTGGTTCCTCTCAACCCGCTAGCTGCACGGGGTTTGTCTGTACCCAGCAAGGTTCTCTCTGTGAGATGTGGGAAGGGCGTCCAGTCTGCCGCTGTCGGGAGAGATGTGGGAAGCAGCCAGGGTTCACCTGTGCCTCAGATGGTTTGACATATTATAATCGCTGCTACATGGATGCTGAGGCTTGTGCGAGAGGTATCTCGCTGGTTGAAGTGCCATGCAAGTTTGTGTCTTCCTGGCCTCTCACTACTACAGCACTTTCTGAAACCACCCTCCAGCCAACCCAACCATCAACACCACTGGAAGTACCAGTGCCACCAGCCTTGTACCATTCGCCGGCACCACAATCGGTGACCATAGGTGGAACTGTAGGACTACAATGTGAATCTAGTGGCCGTCCACAACCAGAGATCCTCTGGGAAAAGTTGGGTGAAGGACCTGCTGCACCACTCATGCGACCAGACCAGATGTATGGCAACCTTGTGGTGACCAATTCTGGTCAGCTTGTCATCTACAATGCTCGCCCAGAAGATGCTGGTATTTACGTTTGCATGGCGCGAAACTCTGCAGGATTTCTCCGTGCTCAGTTCCCACTTTCGGTTATGAAGAAGAGTATATCTTTAGGGGCTGCAACTAACCACCGTCTAGTTCACCCTTCTGAATGTCTCAAGCCCCCAGATCATAGGGATTGCCAAGGTCTTCGAGTCCTTCGCTGGTTCTATGACTCACAAAGTGGTGACTGTCAGACCTTCTATAATAAGGGGTGCTCAACTGGGACCAATATCTTTCAAACGTATGAAGAGTGCAGATCAGTGTGCCAGCCCCGACCAGCAGACCTCTGTACATTACCACCAGTAAAAGGACCATGCAAGGCTCTGCAGTGGAGATGGGCTTATAGTTCTCTCATGCGCCAGTGTTTTTCTTTCATTTATGGTGGGTGCCTTGGTAACCAAAACAACTTTGAGAACAGACAAGCATGCGACGATCGTTGCCCTCAGCCACGTTCTAAGCAGTGCCAGGGATGCCATCTACGAGGACGACTTGTGCCTAGCTTGTGCCGTAGTGACTTTGTGATTGTTGGTAGGCTTGAGGACTCTGGGGAGGAACGAGTGCTTCGAGTAGTCCTCAAAGAAGTCCTAAAGGATGATCACATGGGTCTCCATCTTTTTCATACCAAGTACTTGGAAGTGACAGTGGGGGACAGTGGAGGAGGTGGGTGTGTGTGTAGCAATCTTGCGGCTTCAGGAGACAATCAGATCTTGATTATGGGTGAAGTACAAGATGGCATGGCTTTATTAGGACCCTCAAGCTACGTCCGGCCTGCCAATGAGAAAAGACTGAGGAAGGTCAGAGACATGCTTGAAAAGGGAACGTGTCTGATGCTAAATCGATTCAAGGACTGA
- the RAB40C gene encoding ras-related protein Rab-40C, which translates to MGTQGSPVKSYDYLLKFLLVGDSDVGKGEILESLQDGASESPYSYSNGIDYKTTTILLDGRRVKLELWDTSGQGRFCTIFRSYSRGAQGILLVYDITNRWSFDGIDRWIKEIDEHAPGVPRILVGNRLHLAFKRQVPTEQARAYAEKNGMTFFEVSPLCNFNVTESFTELSRIVLMRHGMEKIWRPNRVFSLQDLCCRAIVSCTPVHLIDKLPLPVAIKSHLKSFSMANGMNAVMMHGRSYSVAGGSGGAAGSGGGSKGNSLKRSKSIRPPQSPPQNCSRNNCKIS; encoded by the exons ATGGGCACacaaggcagccctgtgaaaagcTACGACTACCTCCTCAAATTCCTGCTGGTGGGAGATAGCGACGTCGGAAAGGGCGAGATCCTGGAGAGTTTGCAGGACGGAGCATCCGAGTCCCCGTACTCCTATAGCAACG GTATTGACTATAAAACAACCACCATCCTCCTAGATGGCCGGCGGGTGAAGCTTGAGCTCTG GGACACTTCTGGCCAGGGAAGGTTTTGCACCATCTTTCGTTCTTACTCCAGAGGCGCTCAG GGTATCCTCTTGGTTTATGATATCACTAATCGGTGGTCCTTCGATGGAATAGACCGATGGATCAAAGAAATCGATGAG CATGCTCCAGGTGTCCCCCGTATATTGGTGGGGAATAGACTTCACTTGGCCTTTAAAAGGCAAGTGCCCACTGAGCAGGCTCGGGCGTATGCCGAGAAGAACGGAATGACGTTTTTTGAGGTCAGCCCTCTCTGCAACTTCAACGTGACCGAGTCCTTCACCGAACTGTCCCGGATAGTGCTGATGAGGcatggaatggaaaagatctggaggCCAAACAGGG TATTCAGCCTGCAGGATTTGTGCTGCCGGGCTATCGTCTCCTGCACCCCTGTACATCTCATTGATAAGCTTCCCCTTCCAGTGGCCATCAAGAGCCACCTGAAATCCTTTTCAATGGCCAACGGAATGAACGCTGTGATGATGCACGGACGATCCTACTCTGTAGCCGGTGGCAGCGGTGGAGCAGCCGGCAGCGGCGGGGGAAGCAAAGGCAACAGCCTTAAACGGTCAAAGTCCATTCGACCACCGCAAAGCCCCCCTCAGAACTGCTCTAGAAACAACTGTAAGATCTCCTAG
- the WFIKKN1 gene encoding WAP, Kazal, immunoglobulin, Kunitz and NTR domain-containing protein 1 isoform X2, with amino-acid sequence MWEGRPVCRCRERCGKQPGFTCASDGLTYYNRCYMDAEACARGISLVEVPCKFVSSWPLTTTALSETTLQPTQPSTPLEVPVPPALYHSPAPQSVTIGGTVGLQCESSGRPQPEILWEKLGEGPAAPLMRPDQMYGNLVVTNSGQLVIYNARPEDAGIYVCMARNSAGFLRAQFPLSVMKKSISLGAATNHRLVHPSECLKPPDHRDCQGLRVLRWFYDSQSGDCQTFYNKGCSTGTNIFQTYEECRSVCQPRPADLCTLPPVKGPCKALQWRWAYSSLMRQCFSFIYGGCLGNQNNFENRQACDDRCPQPRSKQCQGCHLRGRLVPSLCRSDFVIVGRLEDSGEERVLRVVLKEVLKDDHMGLHLFHTKYLEVTVGDSGGGGCVCSNLAASGDNQILIMGEVQDGMALLGPSSYVRPANEKRLRKVRDMLEKGTCLMLNRFKD; translated from the coding sequence ATGTGGGAAGGGCGTCCAGTCTGCCGCTGTCGGGAGAGATGTGGGAAGCAGCCAGGGTTCACCTGTGCCTCAGATGGTTTGACATATTATAATCGCTGCTACATGGATGCTGAGGCTTGTGCGAGAGGTATCTCGCTGGTTGAAGTGCCATGCAAGTTTGTGTCTTCCTGGCCTCTCACTACTACAGCACTTTCTGAAACCACCCTCCAGCCAACCCAACCATCAACACCACTGGAAGTACCAGTGCCACCAGCCTTGTACCATTCGCCGGCACCACAATCGGTGACCATAGGTGGAACTGTAGGACTACAATGTGAATCTAGTGGCCGTCCACAACCAGAGATCCTCTGGGAAAAGTTGGGTGAAGGACCTGCTGCACCACTCATGCGACCAGACCAGATGTATGGCAACCTTGTGGTGACCAATTCTGGTCAGCTTGTCATCTACAATGCTCGCCCAGAAGATGCTGGTATTTACGTTTGCATGGCGCGAAACTCTGCAGGATTTCTCCGTGCTCAGTTCCCACTTTCGGTTATGAAGAAGAGTATATCTTTAGGGGCTGCAACTAACCACCGTCTAGTTCACCCTTCTGAATGTCTCAAGCCCCCAGATCATAGGGATTGCCAAGGTCTTCGAGTCCTTCGCTGGTTCTATGACTCACAAAGTGGTGACTGTCAGACCTTCTATAATAAGGGGTGCTCAACTGGGACCAATATCTTTCAAACGTATGAAGAGTGCAGATCAGTGTGCCAGCCCCGACCAGCAGACCTCTGTACATTACCACCAGTAAAAGGACCATGCAAGGCTCTGCAGTGGAGATGGGCTTATAGTTCTCTCATGCGCCAGTGTTTTTCTTTCATTTATGGTGGGTGCCTTGGTAACCAAAACAACTTTGAGAACAGACAAGCATGCGACGATCGTTGCCCTCAGCCACGTTCTAAGCAGTGCCAGGGATGCCATCTACGAGGACGACTTGTGCCTAGCTTGTGCCGTAGTGACTTTGTGATTGTTGGTAGGCTTGAGGACTCTGGGGAGGAACGAGTGCTTCGAGTAGTCCTCAAAGAAGTCCTAAAGGATGATCACATGGGTCTCCATCTTTTTCATACCAAGTACTTGGAAGTGACAGTGGGGGACAGTGGAGGAGGTGGGTGTGTGTGTAGCAATCTTGCGGCTTCAGGAGACAATCAGATCTTGATTATGGGTGAAGTACAAGATGGCATGGCTTTATTAGGACCCTCAAGCTACGTCCGGCCTGCCAATGAGAAAAGACTGAGGAAGGTCAGAGACATGCTTGAAAAGGGAACGTGTCTGATGCTAAATCGATTCAAGGACTGA